A single Drechmeria coniospora strain ARSEF 6962 chromosome 03, whole genome shotgun sequence DNA region contains:
- a CDS encoding cytochrome P450: MAIGLDTPAQTRQRLHVFFSDAMLPQLLVTVLTGLFWLTNRVLVGLGLCLAVLVLYRLTLHPLAGVPGPRLAAVSNLWHAYQVRNGRMSVLARTLHKRYGHVVRVGPNEVWFDSKEAFDQIYSMQPCLSSIDMVDRRILIADAGTGKGFEKSDFYLSTCLNRPRLDWMLRPHFQDTLDLLSERDMKRYRLQRRLIGRTYHASNVIKYESAIDNVLHRATEKLASLQGAEVDLKEWMHIITVECLGACVLSWSPGMLKNGTDRGTITHSYQGWRRKSFFGLFPTMTKLELCSSSIGRAFGTLCGVTYKTPENFRPFFPDVAKRLSRRLKSALRLHRPKGDDDLLADLIQLHKEKPEFNETYLRKMAITNFGAGHETMASTLTSILAMVGSDEQVQKVVTAEIRQHSRAAAAYADVARLRQTRAAIKESMRLHPVIGMSLPRTTPSSGLQLHARWFPPKTTVGCNPLALHLNEDIFGPDADRFDPSRWLGTEATGSRARTMDRYNLGWGGGSRTCPGRNLAELVVFKVVTALLLQFDVTAEMPAEDAQRTFFLSMLTGVKARFRRAKVDED; this comes from the exons Atggccatcggcctcg ACACCCCCGCGCAGACCAGGCAGAGGCTCCATGTCTTTTTCAGCGACGCCATGCTGCCACAGTTACTCGTGACAGTGTTGACCGGTCTATTCTGGTTGACGAACCGTGTCCTCGTCGGACTTGGGCTCTGCCTGGCAGTGCTCGTTCTGTATCGGCTGACCCTACATCCGCTGGCTGGCGTTCCTGGACCTCGACTGGCGGCCGTGTCGAACTTGTGGCATGCGTACCAGGTCAGAAACGGTCGCATGTCGGTGCTGGCCAGGACCCTTCACAAAAGGTACGGTCACGTCGTTCGAGTGGGCCCTAACGAGGTCTGGTTCGACAGCAAGGAAGCGTTTGATCAAATATATAGTATGCAGCCCTGCCTATCCTCGATCGACATGGTTGACCGCCGCATActcatcgccgacgcaggCACCGGGAAAGGATTCGAAAAGTCGGACTTTTACT TGTCGACCTGCCTCAACAGGCCGCGGCTCGACTGGATGCTGCGACCACACTTTCAAGACACCTTGGATTTGCTCTCGGAGCGAGACATGAAGCGATACCGTCTGCAGCGGAGGCTCATAGGTAGGACCTACCACGCGTCCAACGTGATCAAGTATGAATCGGCCATCGACAATGTTCTCCACCGTGCGACGGAGAAGCTGGCGTCGCTGCAGGGCGCCGAGGTTGACCTGAAGGAATGGATGCACATCATCACGGTCGAGTGTCTCGGCGCCTGCGTGCTGTCCTGGTCGCCGGGGATGCTCAAGAACGGCACGGACCGGGGTACGATAACGCACAGCTACCAAGGGTGGAGGCGGAAGAGCTTCTTTGGACTGTTCCCGACCATGACCAAGCTTGAGCTGTGCTCGTCCAGCATAGGCAGGGCCTTTGGTACGCTCTGCGGCGTCACGTACAAGACGCCGGAAAACTTTCGGCCATTCTTCCCC GATGTGGCGAAACGGCTCTCCCGCCGACTCAAGTCGGCTCTGCGGCTCCATCGACCAAAGGGTGACGACGACTTGCTCGCCGACCTGATCCAACTTCACAAGGAAAAACCCGAGTTCAACGAAACGTACCTCAGAAAGATGGCCATTACCAACTTTGGCGCCGGGCACGAGACGATGGCTTCGACGCTCACATCCATCCTCGCCATGGTCGGGTCGGATGAGCAAGTTCAGAAAGTGGTGACGGCGGAGATACGGCAGCATTCCCGCGCAGCAGCTGCGTATGCCGACGTCGCCAGGCTGCGGCAGACTCGGGCGGCCATCAAGGAGTCGATGCGGCTCCACCCCGTCATCGGCATGTCTCTCCCCCGCACGACGCCATCCAGCGGGTTGCAGCTGCACGCACGCTGGTTCCCCCCGAAGACGACGGTCGGCTGCAATCCCCTGGCGTTGCACCTGAACGAGGACATCTTTgggcccgacgccgaccggTTCGACCCCTCCCGCTGGCTTGGGACCGAGGCGACAGGCTCGAGGGCCCGGACGATGGACCGGTACAACCTTGGCTGGGGCGGCGGCTCTCGCACGTGTCCCGGGAGAAACCTCGCAGAGCTCGTGGTGTTCAAGGTCGTGACGGCGTTGCTTCTGCAGTTTGAcgtgacggccgagatgccggccgaggacgcccaGCGGACCTTTTTCCTATCCATGCTGACGGGAGTGAAGGCCCGATTTCGACGAgccaaggtcgacgaggactaG
- a CDS encoding sulfate permease II, with amino-acid sequence MVATVKDRLSRAVGFDKSHDDDDDDDIPSISNTDLFIEHEPTVREFLAELTPSARDVGRYVYNLFPFIHWIGKYNLTWFVGDLIAGVTVGAVVVPQGMAYAQLASLDVEYGLYSSFMGVLIYWFFATSKDITIGPVAVMSQVTGNVVLKAKETLPGVEPHVIASALALMAGAIILFLGLARLGWLVEFIPLPAICAFMTGSAVNIAAGQVPKLMGITGINTRDATYLVIINTLKGLPKTSLDAALGLTALAMLYLIRAACSLMAKKHPRRAKAYFFLSTLRTVFVILLYTAISAAMNVDHKSKPRVSIIKDVPRGFQHAGVPTINTEIIGAFASELPAAVIVMLIEHISISKSFGRINNYVIDPSQELVAIGITNVFGPFFGAYPATGSFSRTAIKSKAGVRTPFAGVITAVVVLLALYALTAVFYYIPNAALAAVIIHAVGDVITPPKVIVQFWRVSPLEVPIFMAGVLVTIFTTIEIGIYTTIGISFAVLVWRLFLSRGRLLGQARIRTIKATTANEWSRERQEEAVTEEQGLSLRTGFLALDHEDGSNPRVVVQRPHPGVFIYRFAEGFNYPNSSRYLNHLTDTIFRETKRTDPSSLGKLGDRPWNDAGPRTLKLDDIDPRPTLKAVILDFSSVNNIDVTATQALIDVRNQLDRYASPETVDWHFANIENRWTKRALAAAGFGYRTPKPSPGARTGRWKRIFSIADLGGSDSAANAAANEEKTADAAPVPYDVEPGPPSEGSQLSDKDVPQNPGSARLVAVQGLNRPFFHFDLQEAVEAALLHLGERED; translated from the exons ATGGTTGCTACCGTCAAGGACAGGCTGTCTCGCGCCGTCGGTTTCGACAAaagccacgacgacgacgatgacgacgacatcCCGTCCATCTCCAACACAGATCTCTTCATCGAGCACGAACCGACGGTCCGGGAGTTTCTTGCCGAGCTGACGCCCTCGGCCCGGGACGTCGGTCGCTATGTCTACAACCTGTTTCCCTTTATCCACTGGATAGGCAAGTACAATTTGACCTGGTTCGTCGGTGATCTCATCGCCG gcgtcaccgtcggcgccgtcgtcgtcccccaGGGAATGGCCTACGCCCAGCTGGCCTCCCTGGACGTCGAGTACGGCCTGTACTCGTCCTTCATGGGCGTCCTGATCTACTGGTTCTTCGCCACCTCCAAGGACATCACCATCGGC cccgtcgccgtcatgtcTCAGGTCACCGGCAACGTCGTcctcaaggccaaggagacTCTCCCCGGCGTCGAGCCCCACGTCATCGCCTCGGCCCTCGCCCTCATGGCCGGCGCCATCATCCTCTTCCTAGGCCTTGCCCGCCTCGGCTGGCTGGTCGAGTTTATCCCCCTCCCCGCCATCTGCGCCTTCATGACGGGCTCCGCCGTCAACATCGCCGCCGGTCAGGTGCCCAAGCTCATGGGCATCACCGGCATCAACACGCGCGATGCCACCTACCTGGTCATCATCAATACCCTCAAGGGCCTGCCCAAAAcgagcctcgacgccgccctggGCTTGACCGCCCTCGCCATGCTCTACCTCATCCGCGCCGCATGCTCCCTCATGGCGAAGAAGCACCCGCGCCGTGCCAAGGCGTACTTCTTCCTCTCCACTCTGCGCACCGTCTTTGTCATCCTTCTCTACACGGCCATCAGCGCCGCCATGAACGTCGACCACAAGTCGAAGCCGAGGGTCAGCATCATCAAGGACGTGCCGAGAG GCTTTCAGCACGCCGGCGTTCCCACCATCAACACGGAAATCATTGGCGCCTTCGCCTCGGAGcttcccgccgccgtcatcgtcatgctCATCGAGCACATCTCCATCTCCAAGTCCTTTGGCCGAATCAACAACTACGTCATCGACCCGTCgcaggagctcgtcgccatcggcatcaCCAACGTCTTCGGGCCCTTCTTCGGCGCCTACCCGGCCACCGGCTCCTTCTCCCGCACCGCCATCAAGTCCAAGGCCGGCGTGCGCACTCCCTTTGCCGGCGtcatcaccgccgtcgtcgtcctgctcgccctCTACGCCCTGACGGCCGTCTTCTATTACATCCCGAACGCGGCCCTCgcggccgtcatcatccacgccgtcggcgacgtcatcACGCCTCCCAAGGTCATCGTTCAGTTCTGGCGCGTCTCGCCCCTCGAGGTGCCCATCTTCAtggccggcgtcctcgtcaccatcttcaccaccATCGAGATTGGCATCTACACCACCATCGGCATCTCctttgccgtcctcgtctgGAGGCTCTTCCTCAGCCGAGGTCGCCTCCTGGGCCAGGCGCGCATCCGCACCatcaaggcgacgacggccaacgaGTGGTCCCGGGAAcggcaggaggaggcggtgACGGAGGAGCAGGGTCTCTCGCTCCGCACCGGATTCCTTGCTCTCGACCACGAGGACGGATCGAACCCTCGGGTCGTCGTCCAGCGGCCCCACCCGGGCGTCTTCATCTACCGCTTCGCCGAGGGTTTCAACTACCCCAACTCGAGCCGCTACCTGAATCACCTGACGGACACCATCTTCCGCGAGACGAAGCGGACGGACCCCAGCAGCCTGGGAAAGCTGGGT GATCGACCGTGGAACGATGCAGGCCCGCGAACGCTGAAGCTGGATGACATCGACCCACGGCCGACGTTGaaggccgtcatcctcgacttCTCTTCCGTCAACAACATTGacgtgacggcgacgcaggCTCTCATTGACGTTCGGAACCAGCTGGACCGCTACGCGAGTCCCGAGACGGTCGACTGGCACTTTGCGAACATCGAGAACCGATGGACGAAACGAgcgctggccgccgccggcttcggtTACCGGACCCCGAAACCCTCCCCGGGCGCGCGAACGGGACGCTGGAAGCGCATATTCagcatcgccgacctcggcggctcCGACAGCGCCGCCAACGCGGCCGCCAACGAGGAGAAGACGGCTGACGCGGCGCCGGTTCCATACGACGTCGAGCCGGGCCCGCCATCGGAAGGCTCGCAGCTGTCGGACAAGGACGTGCCCCAAAATCCCGGCAGCGCGAGGCTGGTTGCCGTCCAAGGCTTGAACCGACCCTTCTTTCACTTTGACCTTcaggaggccgtcgaggccgcgctCTTGCACCTGGGCGAGCGCGAGGACTGA
- a CDS encoding maleylacetoacetate isomerase — protein MEAAGPRYTLYSYFRSSCSARLRIVLNLKGIPYDLVPVNLLKDEQLSASHRALNPSATVPLLVSGDDGLKIGQSVAAIEYLDEVHPTTPMLPPSSEPEARAVVRTLAAIIACDTQPVTNLRIMRRVRALSGNAEDWNRDLMTDGLRAYEAVAKEHAGKYSYGDCITVADACLLPAVWNAERFGVDLTAFPTIAKVVANLDKHPEVKRAHYFRQPDTPEELRIE, from the coding sequence ATGGAAGCCGCCGGGCCCCGGTACACGCTCTACAGCTACTTCCGCTCCTCGTGCTCGGCTCGCCTGCGCATCGTCCTCAACCTCAAGGGCATCCCGTACGACCTCGTCCCCGTCAACCTCCTCAAGGATGAGCAGCTCTCGGCCTCGCACCGGGCTTTGAACCCCTCGGCCACGGTCCCGCTCTTGGTctcgggcgacgacgggctgaAGATCGGCCAGTcggtcgccgccatcgagtacctcgacgaggtccatccgacgacgcccatgcTTCCGCCAAGCAGCGAACCCGAggcccgcgccgtcgtccgcacgctggccgccatcatcgcctgcGACACGCAGCCCGTCACCAACCTACGCATCATGCGTCGCGTCCGCGCCCTCTCCGGCAACGCCGAGGACTGGAACCGGGACCTCATGACGGATGGCCTGCGTGCCTACGAGGCTGTGGCCAAGGAGCACGCgggcaagtactcgtacggagaTTGCATCACCGTGGCGGATGCGTGCCTGCTGCCTGCCGTATGGAACGCCGAGcgcttcggcgtcgacctgACGGCCTTTCCCACCATCGCCAAGGTCGTCGCCAACTTGGACAAGCATCCGGAAGTCAAGCGAGCGCATTACTTTCGGCAGCCCGACACGCCGGAGGAGCTGCGGATCGAATAG
- a CDS encoding thiamine pyrophosphokinase has product MASQTFEWHPGKLLRDDQDSSTTNFALLVLNQPLKNGTNLRRLWKNSVIRVAADGGANRLHELSSFHGKFSNLQAIIGDLDSLSPSVRNFYTSRPNPAEVIHDADQDSTDFGKAITWIRKGRKGIDIVALGGIGGRVDQGLSQLHHLYLFHPGPDYAAGHLYLLSGSSLTFLLTAGTHHIQVKEDGEDEVFGRHVGIIPLQEPSVISTKGLEWDVTDWESKIGGQMSTSNRVLPQTKCVEVQTSKDVLFTIALRPIDGEDDA; this is encoded by the exons ATGGCATCTCAGACGTTTGAGTGGCATCCGGGAAAACTGCTGCGAGACGACCAAGACAGCAGCACGACGAATTTTGCACTCCTCGTGCTCAACCAACCGCTCAAGAACGGCACCAACCTGCGCAGGCTGTGGAAAAACT CGGTGATCCGAGTGGCGGCGGATGGTGGTGCCAATCGTCTCCATGAACTGTCCTCGTTCCACGGTAAATTC TCGAACCTCCAGGCCATCATTGGTGACCTCGACTCGCTGTCCCCGTCGGTGCGAAACTTTTACACATCGCGACCCAACCCGGCCGAGGTGAtccacgacgccgaccaagATTCCACCGACTTTGGCAAGGCCATCACCTGGATCCGCAAGGGGCGCAAAGGCATTGACATTGTCGCCTTGGGCGGCATCGGGGGACGGGTCGACCAGGGCCTCAGCCAGCTGCATCATCTCTACCTCTTCCACCCCGGCCCCGACTATGCCGCGGGCCACCTCTACCTCCTCTCCGGCTCGAGCCTCACCTTCCTGCTGACGGCCGGAACGCACCACATCCAGGTcaaggaggacggcgaggacgaggtgtTTGGCAGAcacgtcggcatcatccCCCTCCAAGAACCGAGCGTCATTTCCACAAAGGGGCTGGAGTGGGACGTGACAGACTGGGAGTCCAAGATTGGAGGGCAGATGAGCACCAGCAATCGGGTGCTGCCGCAAACAAAGTGCGTCGAAGTCCAGACGAGCAAGGATGTGCTCTTCACCATAGCTTTACGGCCCattgacggcgaggacgatgcgtAA
- a CDS encoding intermembrane space import and assembly protein 40, which yields MRSEPSNLFETAAGVRAISSPHHLLHDGYSLLRFTLENKLHGMYRTAVRSASRQGVTGLSRSCTKPLNRRFASTGSPGSKRRSWKGATLRWGLAGAAVYYYNTSSVFADEPQNKTIPAPSSFADSDLQTVESVIEEKRKQIRAAKNQEAPSAAKEPTRLADDQQSGTEAQSTSGLDGGPAALEEEAGQEGAFNPETGEINWDCPCLGGMAHGPCGEEFKTAFSCFVHSTEEPKGMDCIDKFQGMQECFRKYPDIYGAELDEEPADDAPDAPEQALAEEKENSGELVPSPAAGDANVKTNDVSGVRTSDALTAAPKNAAASGGEVEKKTEIKEAAKADPKAEGLKKNEERKEQDM from the exons ATGCGTTCCGAACCTTCAAATCTTttcgagacggcggcgggagtACGGGCGATTTCATCTCCACACCACCTCCTCCACGACGGCTACTCGTTGCTTCGCTTCACGTTGGAGAATAAACTGCATGGCATGTATCGGACGGCTGTGAGATCGGCCTCCCGGCAAGGTGTGACCGGCCTGTCGAGGAGCTGCACGAAGCCCCTCAACCGACGATTCGCCTCCACAGGATCGCCAGGCAGCAAGCGCCGGAGCTGGAAGGGCGCTACGTTACGATGGGGTCTTGCCGGTGCAGCTGTGTACTACTACAACACAAGTTCCGTGTTCGCAGATGAGCCGCAAA ACAAGACGATccccgcgccgtcgtcctttGCCGACTCCGACCTCCAGACGGTCGAATCTGTGATTGAGGAGAAACGGAAGCAAATCCGGGCGGCGAAAAATCAGGAAgctccctcggccgccaaaGAACCGACTCGACTGGCGGACGATCAGCAGAGCGGGACCGAGGCACAAAGCACGAgcggcctcgatggcggacccgcggcgctcgaggaagaggccggTCAGGAGGGCGCTTTCAACCCCGAGACGGGCGAGATCAACTGGGACTGCCCGTGCCTCGGTGGCATGGCTCATGGGCCTTGCGGTGAGGAGTTCAAGACTGCATTCAGCTGCTTCGTGCACTCTACCGAGGAGCCGAAGGGAATGGACTGCATAGACAAGTTTCA GGGCATGCAAGAATGCTTCCGAAAGTACCCCGATATCTATGGTGCTGAACTTGACGAAGAACCAGCAGACGACGCACCCGACGCGCCGGAGCAGGCTTTGGCagaggaaaaggaaaatTCGGGAGAGTTGGTCCCATcgcctgccgccggcgacgctaATGTCAAGACGAACGACGTGTCGGGGGTGAGAACCTCTGACgcgttgacggcggcgccgaaaAACGCTGCTGCCTCGGGTGGTGAAGTGGAGAAGAAGACGGAAATAAAAGAGGCGGCCAAAGCAGATCCCAAAGCCGAGGGCTTGAAAAAGAATGAAGAGAGAAAAGAGCAAGATATGTAG
- a CDS encoding putative ctp synthase protein: MKYVLVSGGVVSGVGKGIIASSAGLLLKTDGLKVTAIKIDPYINVDAGTMNPKEHGECFVLRDGGETDLDLGNYERYLGLNLTRDNNITTGKIYKHVIEKERRGDYLGRTVQVVPHVTTAIVEHIERVAKIAVDDSDSEPDVCIIELGGTVGDIESMPFVEALTQLRHKAGKGNFINIHVSYIPIVNGEQKTKPTQHAVKSVRSAGLIPDLIACRCEKPLEEVTIGKIAQSCQVEIEQVVAVRDMRTIYQVPILLEQQGLNELLRTTLNLDQVPTTPALVSRGAEIWRKWNEIIPQEHADKLDIALVGKYVELPDAYLSVVKSLEHSAMRCGRRLNLIWVDSEQLEDKTQKSDPVAFYKAWHEVSTAAGILVPGGFGHRGTEGMIKAAQWARERKTPYLGICLGMQIAVIEYARRVCGKVNATSEEFDSEAEECAIIFMPEGSKEHMGGTMRLGARATHFQPGSEYSKLRALYGKATTIEERHRHRYEVNPDMVDELEKAGLTFIGKDDTGNRMEIFELKDHPWFVGVQYHPEYLSRVLDPSRPYLGFIAASAGCLEKVTKDICNETSLPIHGSANDSKF, translated from the exons ATGAAGTACGTTTTGGTCTCTGGCG GCGTCGTCAGCGGTGTGGGTAAGGGGATTATAG CGTCCTCGGCAGGCTTGCTGCTCAAGACGGATGGCCTCAAGGTTACG GCGATCAAGATTGATCCGTACATCAACGTCGATGCCGGAACCATGAACCCCAAGGA GCACGGGGAGTGCTTTGTGCTCcgggatggcggcgagaCAGATCTAGACCTCGGAAACTATGAAAG GTATCTGGGCCTCAACCTCACGCGGGATAACAACATCACAACCGGCAAGATCTACAAGCACGTCATTGAAAAGGAGCGGAGGGGTGACTACTTGGGCCGTACTGTCCAAGTCGTGCCTCATGTCACCACAGCCATCGTCGAACACATCGAGCGCGTCGCCAagatcgccgtcgacgatagCGATTCAGAACCGGACGTGTGCATAATCGAGCTCGGCGGTACTGTCGGCGATATCGAGAGCATGCCtttcgtcgaggccctcacCCAACTTCGACACAAGGCGGGCAAGGGCAACTTCATCAACATTCACGTCTCGTACATCCCCATCGTCAATGGCGAGCAGAAGACGAAACCGACACAGCACGCGGTCAAGAGTGTCCGGAGCGCCGGCCTCATCCCCGACTTGATCGCTTGCCGGTGCGAAAAACCGCTGGAAGAAGTCACAATTGGCAAGATTGCCCAGAGCTGTCAGGTCGAGATCGAGCAGGTTGTTGCTGTGCGGGACATGCGGACCATCTATCAAGTGCCcatcctgctcgagcagcaaGGCCTCAACGAACTGCTGCGAACCACTCTCAACTTGGACCAAGTACCCACGACGCCGGCTCTCGTCTCCAGAGGGGCTGAAATCTGGAGGAAGTGGAATGAAATCATCCCTCAGGAGCAcgccgacaagctcgacatcgccctcgtcggcaaatACGTCGAGCTGCCGGACGCGTACCTGTCGGTCGTCAAATCGCTGGAACACTCGGCGATGCGGTGCGGCCGGAGGCTGAACCTCATATGGGTCGACTcggagcagctcgaggacaAGACGCAAAAGAGCGACCCCGTCGCCTTCTACAAGGCGTGGCACGAGGTCTCCACCGCGGCGggcatcctcgtccccgGAGGTTTCGGCCACCGCGGCACCGAAGGCATGATCAAGGCGGCCCAGTGGGCTCGCGAGCGCAAGACTCCCTACCTGGGCATCTGCCTGGGCATGCAgatcgccgtcatcgagtaCGCCCGTCGGGTCTGCGGCAAGGTCAACGCCACCTCGGAGGAGTTTGACTCGGAGGCCGAGGAATGTGCCATCATCTTCATGCCAGAAGGCTCCAAGGAGCACATGGGTGGTACGATGCGGTTAGGTGCGCGCGCGACCCACTTCCAGCCTGGGAGTGAGTACAGCAAGCTGCGTGCCTTGTACGGCAAGGCCACGACGATCGAGGAGAGACATCGCCATCGCTACGAGGTCAACCCGGATatggtcgacgagcttgagAAGGCGGGTTTGACATTTATTGGCAAGGATGACACGGGCAATCGCATGGAGATATTCGAGCTCAAGGACCACCCGTGGTTTGTTGGCGTCCAGTATCACCCCGAGTATCTCAGCCGCGTGCTCGACCCATCGCGGCCGTACTTGggcttcatcgccgcctctGCGGGCTGCCTCGAAAAGGTGACCAAGGACATATGCAACGAAACATCACTGCCTATTCACGGCAGTGCTAACGACTCGAAATTTTAA
- a CDS encoding hypothetical protein (related to peptide transport protein), translating to MGRFWTLHLAIGISTIAHVILVVAASPAVIVNNKGAFACFIIGLLCLCVGTGFFKANVGPLLAEQNEDTKPRIEVRKGERVIVDPAITNTRIFLYFYLCINTGSLTGQIGMVYIEKYVGFWAAFLIPTALFLLAPVILWSQKKSYKLKPPTGSLLSKFFKVFFFVRKRSSWKTFSWEVAKPSNVAVDQRPSWMTYDDAWVDEVRRGLLACKVFVFLPIFFLSYNQMTGNLTIQAGTLELHGVPNDVIQNLNPISIVIMIPLIDHILYPGLRRLGIAFTPIKRMTFGFLIAALSMVASAVMQYYIYQKSPCGWHANKNIVVDGVTKACPPAPINVWAQCLPYILIGIAEIFANVTSYEYAFSKAPENMKSLVMSVNLFMSAISAALGQAFTPLSEDPYLIWNYTCIACIAFVGGGAFWVCFRHLDSEEDKWNMLKKSEFIGKQQPGLGKAHEDGEV from the coding sequence ATGGGCCGTTTCTGGACGCTTCAtctcgccatcggcatcTCGACCATCGCccacgtcatcctcgtcgtcgccgcgtcccccgccgtcatcgtcaacAACAAGGGCGCCTTTGCCTGCTTCATCATCGGCCTGCTCTGCCTctgcgtcggcaccggcttcTTCAAGGCAAACGTCGGGCCCTTGCTGGCCGAGCAGAACGAGGACACGAAGCCACGGATCGAGGTGCGCAAGGGCGAgcgcgtcatcgtcgacccCGCCATCACCAACACGCGCATCTTTCTCTACTTTTACCTGTGCATCAACACGGGCTCCCTCACGGGCCAGATAGGCATGGTCTACATCGAAAAGTACGTCGGCTTCTGGGCCGCCTTCCTGATCCCGACGGCGCTCTTCCTGCTCGCCCCCGTCATCCTGTGGTCGCAGAAGAAGAGCTACAAGctgaagccgccgacgggctcGCTGCTGTCCAAGTTCTTCAAGGTCTTTTTCTTTGTGCGCAAACGCTCGAGCTGGAAGACGTTCAGCTGGGAGGTGGCGAAGCCGTCCAACGTGGCCGTCGACCAACGGCCGAGCTGGATGACGTACGACGACGCCtgggtcgacgaggtccggCGCGGCCTGCTGGCCTGCAAAGTCTTTGTCTTTCTGCCCATCTTCTTCCTGTCGTACAACCAGATGACGGGCAACCTGACGATACAGGCCGGCACCCTGGAGCTGCACGGGGTGCCCAACGACGTGATCCAGAACCTCAACCCCAtctccatcgtcatcatgaTCCCTCTCATCGACCACATCCTTTATCCGGGGCTCCGGAggctcggcatcgccttTACGCCCATCAAGCGCATGACCTTTGGcttcctcatcgccgccctctccatggtggcctcggccgtgatGCAGTACTACATCTACCAGAAGAGCCCGTGCGGCTGGCACGCGAACAAGAAcattgtcgtcgacggcgttaCAAAGGCctgcccgccggcgcccatcAATGTATGGGCGCAGTGCCTGCCGTACATActcatcggcatcgccgagatCTTTGCCAACGTGACATCGTACGAGTATGCCTTTTCCAAGGCGCCCGAGAACATGAAGTCACTCGTCATGAGCGTCAACCTCTTTATGagcgccatctcggccgcgcTCGGCCAGGCCTTTACACCACTCTCGGAGGACCCCTATCTGATCTGGAACTACACGTGCATCGCGTGCATCGCCTTTGTCGGCGGTGGCGCTTTCTGGGTCTGCTTCCGCCACCTCGACTCGGAGGAGGACAAGTGGAACATGCTGAAGAAGTCGGAATTCATCGGAAAGCAGCAACCGGGGCTGGGCAAGGCgcacgaggatggcgaggtgTGA